The following coding sequences lie in one Pseudomonas sp. B33.4 genomic window:
- a CDS encoding EAL domain-containing protein, giving the protein MDISSYAAPLPPRQSAVTRRLAVAVGALFVSGVIAATVALLGIANALDSEEIEKTRFYSARALENRITASKNYITSYAYWTTAYEHLSGQIDTNWAYTEQNMGKTLFTNDGYDGVFVLDRERTKYAVVRGQLLDADLSAYLQVSATSLLDQVQGQSDLSKPVSTYSLFEGWPALVSAAAIIPNDERPLDSAQKTSVLVFVDKLTPTKLRLIGSGYGLRNLTLALDETLAPDRPRVPLDSTGYSLIADLERPGQHLLWSLLPPLGATMVVLMLLTAYFFRHALRSSQYVDQSFAVMQTSNQALETANRGLEASEERFRAVAEAASDWIWEVDRNLALTYLSARFSEVTGYPQTLWLGQDIGQLLFCDTTPLELWLRKLTEENSASDLRCTYRDQSGQTRHCRLSARPIFDKHTVIGYRGTASDITDEVAAHAQIQHLSMHDALTGLPNRNKLARYLDEALLLKEHAPPLSLLMIDLDNFKPINDSLGHPAGDAVLQEVAVRLRECTREHDIVARLGGDEFIVVLNGMDSPHEIDKFCTRLIGSLHQPVVFEHHPLHIGASIGISLSRRHGYVPSDLIRYADIALYQAKSEGKNTWCYFEAHMSDQIQTRRQMEDDLRHALKHNEFILHYQPRYKVDGKHIVSVEALVRWQHPTKGLLGPDLFIPLAEQTDLIVPLGRWVLREACETALGWPEDILLSVNLSPAQFAVSDVVEDVREVLVQTRFPASRLELEITENVMLNDTDGALTTMNALKELGVRLNMDDFGTGYSSLGYLRAYPFDGIKIDKRFIASISSGTNDRAVVQAIIGLGKAMGLTVTAEGVETEEQLDILGVDQCNEVQGYFMSRPIDKVAFARLLRDSRGTPLKLKKGRVI; this is encoded by the coding sequence ATGGACATTTCCAGCTATGCAGCCCCTCTCCCTCCCCGGCAAAGCGCCGTCACCCGGCGCCTGGCCGTCGCCGTGGGTGCGCTGTTCGTCAGCGGCGTGATTGCCGCGACGGTGGCTTTGCTGGGGATTGCCAATGCGCTGGATAGCGAAGAAATCGAAAAAACCCGCTTTTATTCGGCACGTGCTTTGGAAAATCGCATCACCGCATCAAAGAACTACATCACCAGCTACGCCTACTGGACCACCGCCTACGAGCATTTAAGCGGTCAGATCGACACAAACTGGGCCTACACCGAGCAGAACATGGGCAAAACCCTGTTCACCAATGACGGCTATGACGGCGTATTCGTGCTCGACCGCGAACGCACCAAATATGCCGTGGTGCGCGGGCAACTGCTCGATGCGGACCTGTCGGCGTATCTGCAGGTCAGCGCGACATCGCTATTGGATCAGGTTCAGGGGCAGAGCGATCTGAGCAAACCGGTCAGCACCTACTCGCTGTTCGAGGGCTGGCCGGCGCTGGTGTCGGCGGCGGCGATCATTCCCAATGATGAGCGGCCGCTGGACTCGGCGCAGAAAACCTCGGTGCTGGTGTTCGTCGATAAACTCACCCCGACCAAATTACGCCTGATCGGCAGCGGCTACGGCTTGCGCAACCTGACCCTGGCGCTGGATGAAACCCTTGCGCCCGACCGCCCGCGAGTGCCGCTGGACAGCACCGGTTACAGCCTGATCGCCGACCTGGAACGGCCCGGACAACATCTATTGTGGTCGTTGCTGCCGCCGCTCGGCGCGACGATGGTGGTGCTGATGCTGCTGACCGCCTATTTCTTTCGGCACGCCTTGCGCTCATCGCAATACGTCGACCAGAGTTTTGCCGTCATGCAGACCTCCAACCAGGCGTTGGAAACCGCCAACCGTGGCCTGGAAGCCAGCGAAGAGCGTTTTCGCGCGGTGGCCGAGGCTGCGTCGGACTGGATCTGGGAAGTCGACCGCAACCTGGCGCTGACTTACTTGTCGGCGCGTTTCAGCGAAGTGACCGGTTACCCGCAAACCCTGTGGCTGGGACAGGACATCGGTCAGCTGCTTTTTTGCGACACCACGCCGCTGGAACTGTGGCTGCGAAAACTCACCGAGGAAAACAGCGCGAGTGACTTGCGTTGTACCTACCGAGACCAGTCCGGCCAGACGCGCCACTGTCGGCTGTCCGCCCGGCCGATCTTCGACAAACACACGGTGATCGGCTATCGCGGCACCGCCAGCGACATCACCGACGAAGTCGCCGCCCATGCACAGATTCAACATCTGTCGATGCACGACGCCCTGACCGGCCTGCCCAATCGCAACAAACTCGCGCGATATCTCGATGAAGCACTGCTGCTCAAGGAGCACGCGCCACCGCTGTCGCTGCTGATGATCGACCTCGACAACTTCAAACCGATCAATGATTCGCTCGGCCATCCGGCCGGTGATGCGGTGCTGCAGGAAGTCGCCGTGCGCCTGCGTGAATGCACCCGCGAACACGACATCGTCGCGCGTCTGGGCGGCGACGAGTTCATCGTGGTGCTCAACGGCATGGACAGTCCGCACGAAATCGACAAGTTCTGCACCCGCCTGATCGGCAGCCTGCATCAACCGGTGGTGTTCGAACATCATCCGCTGCACATCGGCGCCAGCATCGGCATCTCGCTTAGTCGCCGCCACGGCTACGTACCCAGCGACCTGATCCGTTACGCCGACATTGCCCTGTATCAGGCCAAGTCCGAGGGCAAGAACACCTGGTGCTATTTCGAAGCGCACATGAGCGACCAGATCCAGACTCGCCGGCAAATGGAAGATGATTTGCGCCATGCGCTCAAACACAACGAATTCATCCTGCACTATCAACCGCGCTACAAGGTCGATGGCAAGCACATCGTTTCGGTCGAAGCGCTGGTGCGCTGGCAACATCCCACCAAGGGCCTGCTCGGCCCGGACCTGTTCATTCCGTTGGCGGAGCAGACCGACCTGATCGTGCCGCTTGGGCGCTGGGTGTTGCGCGAGGCCTGCGAAACCGCGCTGGGCTGGCCGGAAGATATTCTGCTGTCGGTCAATCTGTCGCCCGCGCAGTTTGCCGTCAGCGATGTGGTCGAGGATGTTCGCGAAGTCCTGGTGCAAACCCGATTCCCGGCCAGTCGCCTGGAACTGGAGATCACCGAGAACGTGATGCTCAACGACACCGACGGCGCGCTGACCACCATGAATGCCCTGAAAGAGCTCGGCGTGCGCCTGAACATGGATGATTTCGGCACCGGGTATTCATCGCTGGGTTACTTGCGTGCTTATCCTTTCGACGGGATCAAGATCGACAAGCGCTTCATCGCCTCGATCAGCAGCGGCACCAATGATCGCGCGGTGGTGCAGGCGATCATCGGGTTGGGTAAAGCCATGGGCCTGACCGTCACCGCCGAAGGGGTCGAGACCGAAGAGCAACTGGATATTCTCGGGGTCGATCAATGCAATGAAGTTCAGGGTTACTTCATGAGTCGGCCGATCGACAAAGTCGCGTTTGCGCGACTTTTGCGCGATTCCAGAGGCACGCCACTGAAGCTGAAGAAAGGCCGGGTGATCTGA
- a CDS encoding WYL domain-containing protein: MSDPKDRLFRHLALLRLIPRAPKSISTTELLEKLKAEQFDIDLRSLQRDLVGRLSLDFPLQCDERQRPFRWSFSRDTPPFDFPALDTPTALAFVLAESHLGKLLPPCVHQLLAPHFDLAHRQIEGLAHNNLANWPKRVRALPNGKALQPAEVDPLIWAEVATALLETRQLQIRYLSRSKGEHKSLLIHPAGMISRHSVSYLIGTVDGYSDQRQFALHRIEQADCLEAPARETPQFEVDQYILSGGFNNPSPVQLHTLLAEVSPQVAWLLRETPIAPEQTLQPLPGSDWLRLRAQVPNDQETLWWVFGLGEHIRLLEPQSWIHSIKARLDSMAALYASPIPATPSNACQEA; this comes from the coding sequence ATGTCAGATCCAAAAGATCGGTTGTTCAGGCACTTGGCCCTGTTGCGACTGATCCCGCGAGCACCCAAAAGCATTTCCACCACCGAGTTACTGGAAAAGCTCAAAGCCGAACAGTTCGATATCGATTTGCGCAGTTTGCAGCGTGATCTTGTCGGGCGTCTGTCGCTGGACTTTCCGCTGCAATGTGATGAGCGCCAGCGGCCCTTTCGCTGGAGCTTTTCCAGAGACACGCCGCCATTCGACTTCCCGGCTCTGGACACGCCAACGGCGTTGGCCTTCGTGCTCGCGGAAAGTCATCTGGGCAAATTGCTGCCGCCGTGTGTGCATCAGTTGCTGGCGCCGCATTTCGATCTCGCCCATCGACAGATTGAAGGGCTTGCGCACAATAACCTCGCGAACTGGCCCAAGCGTGTGCGCGCATTACCCAATGGCAAAGCGCTGCAGCCTGCAGAAGTCGATCCGCTGATCTGGGCCGAAGTGGCGACGGCGCTGCTGGAAACGCGACAGCTGCAGATTCGCTACCTGAGCCGCAGCAAGGGTGAGCACAAGTCGTTGCTCATACATCCGGCCGGCATGATTTCCCGGCACTCCGTGAGCTATCTGATCGGTACCGTCGATGGCTACAGCGACCAGCGCCAGTTCGCCCTGCATCGAATCGAACAAGCCGACTGCCTTGAGGCGCCGGCTCGCGAGACACCGCAATTCGAAGTTGACCAGTACATTCTCAGCGGCGGATTCAACAACCCCAGCCCAGTGCAGCTGCACACGCTGCTGGCGGAAGTTTCGCCTCAGGTGGCCTGGCTGTTACGCGAAACCCCCATCGCACCTGAACAGACCTTGCAGCCGCTGCCCGGCAGTGACTGGCTGCGTTTGCGTGCGCAAGTGCCGAACGATCAGGAAACCCTGTGGTGGGTTTTCGGGTTGGGCGAACACATTCGGCTGCTTGAACCCCAAAGCTGGATTCACAGCATCAAGGCCAGACTCGACAGCATGGCCGCGTTGTATGCATCACCCATCCCTGCGACACCATCAAATGCCTGCCAGGAGGCTTAA
- a CDS encoding ATPase produces MNTLTRLALVALLTGGALFTAPTFAADAGSCHFQTLTGSSATLQHSQTVGVLLSENTLDNLQYLERYHDMAVNGAKDALDSRIREAFVSSSDPELAIDWLVSSLQQQFLSVTVYDNLDALVQAHPDVVVKLDTFNRLLTQQNSLVEARFTARFYDADLQYIGKAEGAVEKQLPSVWVHNQAAPAIAAQIDKQRDLQLNALKQFDVSLKALVASS; encoded by the coding sequence ATGAACACATTGACTCGACTGGCTTTGGTCGCCCTGCTGACGGGCGGAGCACTCTTCACTGCACCGACGTTTGCAGCCGACGCCGGGTCGTGTCATTTCCAGACCCTCACCGGCAGCAGCGCGACATTGCAGCATTCGCAAACTGTCGGCGTGTTGCTCAGCGAGAACACCCTGGACAACCTGCAATACCTTGAGCGTTACCACGACATGGCGGTTAACGGCGCGAAAGATGCGCTCGACTCGCGGATTCGTGAAGCCTTTGTCAGCAGTTCCGATCCGGAACTGGCCATCGACTGGCTGGTGAGTTCGCTGCAACAGCAGTTCTTGTCGGTGACCGTATACGACAACCTCGATGCATTGGTGCAAGCGCATCCCGACGTGGTGGTGAAGCTCGATACCTTCAATCGCTTGCTGACGCAGCAAAACAGCCTGGTCGAAGCGCGCTTTACCGCGCGTTTCTACGACGCCGACCTGCAATACATCGGCAAGGCTGAAGGTGCTGTCGAGAAACAGTTGCCATCAGTCTGGGTGCATAACCAGGCGGCACCGGCCATCGCTGCGCAGATCGATAAACAGCGTGACCTGCAACTCAACGCCTTGAAGCAATTCGATGTGTCGCTCAAGGCGCTGGTGGCGTCGAGCTGA
- a CDS encoding PaaI family thioesterase: MSSLDTPLQDLAAPEGVCYGCGGRNPHGLHVKSHWHEDGVHVIAEHLPEAKYCGWPDLVYGGLIAMLVDCHSNWTVMAYHYRAENREPGSLPRIDCVTGNLGIKFIKPTPMGVPLVLRAIVEGEVGRKTRVICEVYAGDVLTAVGDSVFVRVDTGQLADAAHGR, translated from the coding sequence ATGTCCAGCCTCGATACTCCGCTGCAAGACCTCGCCGCGCCCGAAGGCGTTTGTTACGGCTGCGGCGGCCGCAACCCGCATGGCCTGCACGTCAAAAGCCACTGGCATGAAGACGGCGTGCACGTCATTGCCGAACACCTGCCGGAGGCCAAGTACTGCGGCTGGCCGGATCTGGTCTACGGGGGGCTGATCGCGATGCTGGTCGACTGCCACTCCAACTGGACAGTCATGGCCTACCACTACCGCGCGGAGAACCGCGAACCCGGCAGCTTGCCGCGCATTGACTGCGTTACTGGCAACCTTGGCATCAAGTTCATCAAACCGACGCCGATGGGCGTGCCGCTGGTTTTACGGGCGATAGTCGAGGGTGAGGTTGGGCGCAAGACCCGGGTGATCTGCGAGGTGTATGCGGGGGATGTGCTGACGGCGGTGGGTGATTCGGTGTTTGTGCGGGTCGATACCGGGCAACTGGCGGATGCGGCGCATGGGCGTTAA
- a CDS encoding OsmC domain/YcaO domain-containing protein, protein MEIKVNFLDNLRLEAKFDDFTVIADQPIRYKGDGSAPGPFDYFLASSALCAAYFVKLYCDTRNIPTENIRLSQNNIVDPENRYNQIFKIQVELPADISEKDRLGILRSIDRCTVKKVVQTGPEFIIEEVENLDADAQALLMPVAGSDAGTFIAGKDLPLEQTIANMSGILADLGMKIEIASWRNIVPNVWSLHIRDAHSPMCFTNGKGATKEGALASALGEFIERLNCNFFYNDQFWGEEIANAEFVHYPDEQWFKPGPKDELPSEILDDYTRKIYNRDGELRGSNLFDTNSGNTQRGICSLPFVRQSDNEVVYFPSNLIENLYLSNGMSAGNTLAEAQVQCLSEIFERAVKREILEGEMALPDVPQAVLEKYPSILAGIKGLEEQGFPVLVKDASLGGEFPVMCVTLMNPRTGGVFASFGAHPSLEVALERSLTELLQGRSFEGLNDLPQPTFSGQAVTEPNNFVEHFIDSSGVVSWRFFSAKPDFEFVEWDFSGQGENSNAEEAATLFGILEDMGKEVYMAVYEHIGAKACRILVPDYSEIYPVEDLIWDNTNKALQFRADILNLHTLSKVGLRNLAQGLENSEQDDYTEITTLIGIEFDDNTPWGKLTILELRLLICLALQKYEQAKDLVEAFLQYNDNTVERGLFYQAVNVVLEMELDEDLLLEDYEANFRRMFGDERMDAAIGSVNGSVRFYGLTPTSMKLEGLDRHLRLVESYKKLHTARAKVTNLTR, encoded by the coding sequence ATGGAAATCAAGGTCAACTTTCTCGACAACCTTCGACTTGAGGCCAAGTTCGACGACTTCACGGTGATCGCTGATCAGCCCATCCGCTACAAGGGCGATGGCTCGGCACCGGGGCCGTTCGATTACTTTTTGGCGTCGTCGGCGTTGTGTGCGGCGTACTTTGTGAAGTTGTACTGCGACACCCGCAACATCCCGACCGAGAACATTCGCCTGTCGCAGAACAACATCGTCGACCCGGAAAACCGCTACAACCAGATCTTCAAGATCCAGGTGGAGTTGCCGGCGGACATCTCCGAGAAAGATCGTTTGGGCATCCTGCGTTCCATTGATCGCTGCACGGTAAAGAAGGTTGTGCAGACCGGGCCGGAATTCATCATCGAAGAAGTCGAGAACCTCGACGCCGATGCCCAGGCGCTGTTGATGCCGGTTGCCGGTTCGGACGCGGGCACTTTCATCGCCGGCAAGGACCTGCCGCTGGAGCAGACCATTGCCAACATGTCGGGCATCCTCGCCGACCTCGGGATGAAGATCGAAATCGCTTCGTGGCGCAACATCGTGCCTAACGTCTGGTCGCTGCACATCCGCGACGCGCATTCGCCGATGTGCTTCACCAACGGCAAGGGCGCGACCAAAGAAGGTGCACTGGCCTCGGCACTGGGCGAGTTCATCGAACGCCTGAACTGCAACTTCTTCTACAACGACCAGTTCTGGGGCGAAGAGATCGCCAACGCCGAGTTCGTCCATTATCCGGACGAACAATGGTTCAAGCCGGGCCCGAAGGACGAGTTGCCGAGCGAGATTCTCGACGACTACACCCGGAAGATTTACAACCGTGACGGCGAACTGCGCGGTTCGAACCTGTTCGACACCAACTCCGGCAATACCCAGCGTGGCATCTGCTCGCTGCCGTTTGTGCGTCAGTCCGACAACGAAGTGGTGTACTTCCCGTCCAACCTGATCGAAAACCTCTACCTCAGCAACGGCATGAGCGCTGGCAACACCCTCGCCGAAGCGCAGGTGCAGTGCCTGTCGGAAATCTTCGAGCGCGCAGTCAAACGCGAAATCCTCGAAGGCGAAATGGCCCTGCCGGACGTGCCACAGGCAGTGCTGGAGAAATACCCGAGCATCCTCGCCGGCATCAAAGGCCTGGAAGAGCAGGGCTTCCCGGTACTGGTCAAGGATGCGTCGCTGGGCGGTGAATTCCCGGTGATGTGCGTGACCCTGATGAACCCGCGCACCGGCGGCGTGTTCGCCTCGTTCGGCGCGCACCCGAGCCTGGAAGTGGCGCTGGAACGCAGCCTCACCGAACTGTTGCAGGGCCGCAGTTTCGAAGGCCTCAACGACTTGCCGCAGCCGACGTTCTCCGGTCAGGCGGTCACCGAGCCGAACAATTTTGTCGAGCACTTCATCGACTCCAGCGGTGTGGTGTCGTGGCGTTTCTTCAGCGCCAAGCCAGACTTCGAATTCGTCGAGTGGGACTTTTCAGGCCAAGGCGAAAACTCCAACGCCGAAGAAGCCGCGACGCTGTTCGGCATCCTCGAAGACATGGGCAAGGAAGTCTACATGGCGGTCTACGAGCACATCGGCGCCAAGGCCTGCCGGATTCTGGTGCCGGACTACTCGGAGATCTACCCGGTCGAAGACCTGATCTGGGACAACACCAACAAAGCCCTGCAATTCCGTGCCGACATCCTCAACCTGCACACCCTGAGCAAGGTCGGCCTGCGCAATCTCGCCCAAGGCCTGGAAAACAGCGAGCAGGACGATTACACCGAGATCACCACGCTGATCGGCATCGAGTTCGATGACAACACGCCGTGGGGCAAGCTGACCATTCTGGAACTGCGCCTGCTGATCTGCCTCGCGTTGCAGAAGTACGAGCAAGCCAAGGATCTGGTCGAAGCCTTCCTGCAATACAACGACAACACCGTCGAGCGCGGCTTGTTCTATCAAGCGGTCAACGTCGTGCTGGAGATGGAACTGGACGAAGATCTGCTGCTGGAAGACTACGAAGCCAACTTCCGTCGCATGTTTGGCGACGAGCGTATGGATGCGGCGATTGGCTCGGTCAATGGCAGCGTGCGCTTCTACGGTTTGACGCCGACGAGCATGAAGCTGGAAGGGCTCGATCGGCATTTGCGGTTGGTTGAGAGCTATAAAAAGCTGCACACGGCGCGGGCGAAGGTGACGAACCTGACGCGCTGA
- the ppk2 gene encoding polyphosphate kinase 2 — MAKGKKKAATAPESPKLKNKDYLDQLRKLHVELVKLQEWVIAKGVKVCIVFEGRDGAGKGGTIKALTERVSPRVFRVVALPAPTDREKSQMHVQRYLPYLPAAGEVVIFDRSWYNRAGVERVMGFCTDEQADKFLRSIPWVEHAIVQSGVILLKYWLEVSPEEQTRRLEARINDGRKTWKLTPMDLKSYSRWYDYSRARDEMFKHSDTEHAPWLVADSNDKRRARLNIITDVLSRIPYEDVKREKVELPKRQKPGKYRDPDYPYRRVAEKF, encoded by the coding sequence ATGGCAAAAGGCAAAAAGAAGGCCGCCACGGCGCCTGAAAGTCCCAAATTGAAAAACAAGGATTACCTCGATCAACTACGCAAATTGCACGTTGAACTGGTCAAGTTGCAGGAGTGGGTGATCGCCAAGGGCGTCAAGGTCTGCATCGTCTTCGAGGGACGTGATGGCGCGGGCAAGGGCGGTACGATCAAGGCGTTGACCGAGCGTGTCAGCCCGCGAGTCTTCCGCGTAGTGGCGCTGCCGGCACCGACCGATCGCGAGAAAAGCCAGATGCATGTGCAGCGTTATCTGCCGTATCTACCGGCGGCAGGCGAAGTGGTGATCTTCGATCGCAGTTGGTACAACCGCGCGGGTGTCGAGCGGGTGATGGGGTTCTGCACCGATGAGCAGGCCGACAAATTCCTCAGATCGATTCCCTGGGTCGAGCACGCGATCGTCCAGTCCGGGGTGATTCTGCTCAAGTACTGGCTGGAAGTCAGCCCCGAAGAGCAGACCCGCCGGCTTGAGGCGCGGATCAACGACGGGCGCAAGACCTGGAAACTTACACCGATGGACCTGAAATCCTACAGCCGCTGGTATGACTACTCACGGGCGCGGGATGAAATGTTCAAGCACTCCGACACCGAACACGCGCCATGGCTGGTGGCCGATTCCAACGACAAACGCCGCGCACGCCTGAATATCATCACCGATGTGCTCAGCCGCATTCCGTATGAGGATGTGAAGCGCGAGAAGGTCGAATTGCCCAAGCGGCAGAAGCCGGGCAAGTACCGGGATCCGGATTATCCATACCGGCGCGTGGCCGAGAAGTTCTGA
- a CDS encoding YkgJ family cysteine cluster protein: protein MTSSSCTFPCTQCGLCCQKVDRAEQTRFLDRGDGTCRHYSATDKGCGIYNERPDICRVDRQYQLHYRQAYSWDRFVAINVEVCEALQAQAIDHAAIE, encoded by the coding sequence ATGACCTCGAGTTCCTGTACTTTTCCCTGCACGCAATGCGGCTTGTGTTGCCAAAAGGTCGATAGGGCGGAGCAAACCCGCTTCCTCGATCGCGGCGACGGCACCTGCCGGCACTACAGTGCGACCGACAAGGGCTGTGGTATCTACAATGAACGGCCGGATATTTGCCGCGTCGATCGGCAGTATCAGTTGCATTACCGTCAGGCTTATAGCTGGGATCGTTTTGTGGCAATCAACGTGGAAGTCTGCGAAGCGTTGCAGGCGCAAGCGATTGACCATGCGGCAATCGAGTGA
- a CDS encoding GGDEF domain-containing protein, translating into MPLDPPTMLTISIALAAAAALYLAIEWRSIREPSLLFWSAGFATITVGSTLALLRSSGFLLIGIWFANGLLVTAHFLFLLGVARFTQIRLSPAWYLIFVSWLVMLLLPDGPLWSKVMLAANSLLVALSTLKASSLLRPHGKSLSVGAVQLRYVLLGHGIFYVAKALTVVIPGTLIDLAAFRGEIIQISLVEGAMAIMLIALSMTGTERYRREKQIARLAERDPLTALYNRRALEKRAPRLLEHVSPEHPGALLLIDIDNFKLVNDQYGHTAGDRLLIALSEMIRSVLPRNALTARLGGDEFVILLNSASSERVMELGNALREQFMSMTAQTFPTTAAVTLSIGANLFDKAPANLTALIEQGDAALYESKRGGRNRLRLTGLTTPG; encoded by the coding sequence ATGCCGCTCGACCCACCTACGATGTTGACCATTTCCATCGCCCTCGCAGCCGCCGCCGCGCTGTATCTGGCGATCGAGTGGCGCAGCATTCGTGAGCCTTCGCTGCTGTTCTGGAGCGCCGGTTTCGCCACCATCACTGTCGGTTCCACCCTGGCCCTGCTGCGCAGCAGCGGCTTTTTATTGATCGGCATCTGGTTCGCCAACGGCTTGCTGGTGACCGCGCATTTCCTGTTTCTGCTCGGTGTGGCGCGTTTCACCCAGATACGCCTGTCGCCGGCCTGGTACCTGATCTTCGTCAGCTGGCTGGTCATGCTGTTGTTGCCGGACGGGCCGCTGTGGTCGAAGGTGATGCTGGCGGCCAATTCGCTGCTGGTGGCGCTATCGACGCTCAAGGCCAGCTCGCTGCTGCGCCCTCACGGCAAGTCGCTCAGCGTCGGCGCGGTGCAACTGCGTTACGTGCTGCTCGGTCACGGGATTTTCTATGTCGCCAAAGCCTTGACCGTGGTGATCCCCGGCACGCTGATCGATCTGGCGGCGTTTCGTGGCGAGATCATCCAGATTTCTCTGGTCGAGGGCGCGATGGCAATCATGTTGATCGCCTTGTCGATGACCGGCACCGAACGTTATCGCCGGGAAAAACAGATCGCCCGCCTCGCCGAACGCGACCCGCTGACGGCGCTGTACAACCGTAGAGCCTTGGAAAAGCGTGCGCCGCGCCTGCTCGAACACGTTTCGCCGGAGCATCCTGGCGCTTTGCTGTTGATCGATATCGACAATTTCAAACTGGTCAACGACCAGTATGGCCACACCGCCGGTGACCGTTTGCTGATCGCCCTGAGCGAGATGATCCGCTCGGTGCTGCCGCGCAATGCGCTGACGGCGCGCCTGGGCGGTGACGAGTTTGTCATTCTGTTAAACAGCGCATCGAGCGAGCGCGTCATGGAACTGGGCAACGCCTTGCGCGAGCAGTTTATGAGCATGACCGCACAGACATTCCCCACCACCGCAGCCGTGACCCTGAGCATCGGCGCCAACCTGTTCGACAAAGCGCCTGCCAACCTCACCGCGCTGATCGAACAAGGCGATGCCGCCCTCTACGAATCGAAACGCGGCGGACGCAATCGCCTGCGCCTGACCGGACTCACCACTCCAGGATAA